In Quercus robur chromosome 11, dhQueRobu3.1, whole genome shotgun sequence, the sequence ATGGATGAAGTTCTAGATTTTGTGGAATGCCGTGTTACGCCAGCAATGAAGTTCAAGCCTTTCATCGGATGCATCCTTCCAAGTCCTCATAACACCTTGGGATGATTTCAATATCCATaatgattaatataacatataaggACACAGTGGCGGAGTCAGGATTTTAATTTTGGGGGGCCAAGATGAAAATAAAGAGCTGAAGataaaatcaatttcaatttttttaattagtataattaaaaaaatacttaactaattaaaaaaaattgattaaaatataaaatataatgttagtgttaagttttttttttccccctcgtGTGTAACGTTAGATTTAGTATAAATGTTGTTATACTTAAGATACTTCATAGGTGACtacaagtatatttttcaaataagtaaaagatttaaaaaaaaaaaatcaatagataGTCATTATTACACGAAGTTAATGGAGCTTCTTACTAATCACTGGCTAAGAAAAGTGTATTAAAAGTGGAGTCAAGAGTGACAGCCCTGTAGCACAATTACATGCAGAGTTGAAGACCATAAGCTTAGAGCAAAGAGAAACATATATAAAGTAAGACTAAATCTAAAAGaaagatatttatatatatatatatatatatatatatatatattaaggggGTGGGGTTTGGGTGAGGTCAgggggggcaattgccccctCTCGACCCCCCCTAGCTCCGCCCCTGTAAGGGCATCACTTGACCCAAAAGCTAAACCTATTAACCAGTCACTCTTGTCATTAATATTCCATGCAAGACTTCAACAATTAACTAATTACATCACTTACATATGAATATTCCAACAGGGTAATATCCCCCATTCATCAAATTTACACGTGTTTAAATGTCAGTGCCATTGCCAACTATCAAAGTAGGCTTACAACTTACTATAACCAGCAAATCTCTTTAATTTGAGTTGTTAGTCATAATTCCTAGATCTAAAAAACCCTACTAAAAACACCAAGTTGTGAGATAGCTCCATTTTACCTACATATCCTGCAACCTATTATTTTAGAAGTCTTGTAAGTCTCAGGCTACAAGGTAGGGACAAAAAAGATCAATTGCCTTTATAGAAAATGGTTGATTATACTCAAACACAAAACTGGTATCACCAAATGGGCATTTGGTCTAGTGGTATGATTCTCGCTTTGGGTGCGAGAGGTCCCGAGTTCGATTCTCGGAATGCCCCATTCATGTAATGTTCTTTACTAGTAATGTTTTTCAGTTCAGATTTTAATATTGCTTAAAAAAACAATGAGCAAATTCAAGTCAATAACTGCAAAATtaggtttcaaattttcaatagaTCCAAATATATCTTAGATCTGACAAGACTCTTGATTAATGAATATTCTAATAAATTAGATCTCAGAAGATGCTAAATCAAGGAAGGAGAGCTAGGAAACAAACCCAAATTTATCATCCTTTATTACCTGAGGGGGTCATTTATCACCATAGGTTATGTATTCAACTCACTGCCCTCACATGCTAAAGTTTTAGTATTTCTAAGATAATGGCATTTGGTGGTCAATGCATATCACCTAATTTTCCTCCTCACCTCAGACCAAAAACAATTACTAAAGACACTTCATCAATAGGTAAGCCAGCAAGAAGccataagtttcaaattttgtacaatataataggaaaaaaaacgCAGCATTGCTGCACATTTTAATGTAAATGTATTTGGAAAAGGGCAtgttataaactataattttagACTTCAGAGAATGAGAATATCATAGATTAAAATTCTAGTTACTGCAGCAACTGCACTGATACCAAAGCAAATATGGTTAGTTTTTATACTAGACTCCAGGTAAAACAGGAGAAAAATTAGGATATGCAAGCATTTTAGTTAAGCTTAGAATGGGCACCAAAGAACCTAGTGTAGGTTCGAGTACACTTAGTACCGTAATCCTAGATTAGTCTGGCATTAACCTAGGtttgcaatgaaaaaaaaaaaaaggagaaaagagagaagtcaAATACTGAGAGCTCAAGTATTAAATGACATAAGGGTTAattagcaaagaaaaaaaaaattgacattaaCACGAACATATGCCAGAGAGGACTAACCCCATATACCTTGATATCTGAATTCGTCAATTACAGCTCATGGCCTCATGGGTGAagaatataatatgatttttcaacGTTGCAGAGATTAAGTCCATCTATGACAAATCataaattaaattcattaataGAAATAAATGATCGAATAGTAGGGCATTTGGTCTAGTGGTATGTAGGAGTGTGCATGGGTCAGATTGGGTTAGATAAatgggattttttgacccaactcACCAtagtgtgttaaaaaaaattcaacccaactcaccatagtgggttaaaaaaaattcaactcaactcaacccattacataagtccaacccaacccaacccacatgagTCGGGctgaacccatgggttggacaatttttttttattacttttattattaaattaagcaaaaaaaatataaatataaatatattaaaaaaaaacccaaagattagtatcaatgtaactccttaaaggcaaacaacactaatgactaaacaaaaatagtaatttactaGGGTTTGTGTGgactaattggtttttatttaggaTAGGAGGAGtcggttatttaaaaaaatttattaattataaaatatattttaaatatatattgaatatatggataggttgggttgggtttggaattttatgacccaaacccaacccatcctgctatcaaaaaaaattttgtaacccaacccaacccaccaagccctaaAAACCATCCAACTCGGCGGGTTGGATTGGGCCGGGTCGGTTTTGGTGGGTTGGCAGATTGGCTGCACACCCCTATTGGTAGGGGTGTTCGTGGTGCGGTGTGGTGCGGTTTTAGGCCATTTTTAGCACCACACTTTGCTGTATGGTTTAGCTAAAACCATAACTGCACCGCACCTTATTTTTGTGGTCACATGTGCGGTGTGGTGCGGTGTGGTGCggtttagagtttagccaaaaccataaccgTAACGCATctcatttttgcggtcacacgtacgatactatatataagatgcggtttgaaatcggtatatttttcaaattttgggatttTCCTACTTAgctcaaaactaatttttccctttttttggaccaagttttaaattattgaactagtttttctttattttgggttggcttttctagtcaacacttgatagggttattaaactttttttttttttttttgaaaactagagttattaaactattagtaatatatttaatattaaaaaaataaatatattaatatatagagagggtgcgGTGTGGTGCGATTTgtgcggttttcttattataaaatcgCAAACTGCACTGCACCATGCGGTGCGGTGCACTATTACTTACGGTGTGGTGCGGTTATGCCATTCTGTGGGCAATTTTGATGTTGTTTATTtggtttggtgaacacccctaccTATTGGTATGATTCTTGCTTAGGGTGCGAGAGGTACCTAGTTCAATTCTTGGAATGCCCCATTTTTATTTCCCCCAACCACACTTTTTTCCATAGCTCCTAAATTAGGAGTGAACTTAGCCATGCAATGCTGCCAATGCAATCAAAGGATACTCAGCTACACCGCCTAGACGACACAAAACATGAACATAGGCTTTCACAAGTAAATATTTAACAGAACCAGTAAATTATTATGAAAACTATTATCAAGTAATCAAAAGTTTTAGGGATTCAGCTGCTTAAAAAAGGCAGAGACTAAAGgtcaaaaaaagagaacaaattttgattttatgcaAGAGTTATACCACATTAGGGATTTGCTTGGTTTATTTAAACTATCATGGTATCACCTCCACTTGAATGCAAATTGTAACTGCAAAATGTTCGAGATAAATAGGGTCTGCATTGCCATTTCACAAGAAAAAGAAcgattataaataaaaacacagaaAATTGATGTTTGGCTTTTCAAAATCACTAACAAATTGCGTTTTCAATTTTCACACTACAATTGTTTTTCACAACAATAACACTTTTTGCAGATTTTATCAACCGTTTGATGTTGCGTTTTTAAAACTTCGAATAGTCCCGACTAATGATGATTGAGACAAGATTCAGAATTCTAATAGTCCTAACTAATGATGACTGAGACAAGATTCAGAACTCTTAAAACCATGAAATGCTATATGTTTTCCATAAAATAGCTCGGTTAAGAGGGTCTAGCTGTAGGACCACCTAATTTAGTCTATTGAGAGACCACCAAGAGGGAGACTAGGAATCTCACCATCATGCTCCCAAGACCCTCTCCAAGTTccctattttcaaaaacatgcaTTCAAAACATGACTTtcaaaattgcaatttttttttaaacacactTTCAAACAACTAACCCTAATCGACAAATACACTACTCTAATTCAAACACATCAAGCCCCATCAATCTGCCAGCCTGAAATAAACTCATCCaccaccaaaaagaaagaaagcgaAATTCGTCCAGAGCTGAATACATTAAGCCACTATTCCATTCAAAAGcgcacaaaaaaaattcaatgtttACATTAAAATACACACCAAtcaaaatatatacaagaaataaaaatcaccGTGTTCCAACATCAAGACAACTCTGCAGCAAAACCCAAGATGTTAACCAACACAATAAATAATGTAACTGAAGCCAAGTAGAAAAAGATGATAATCAGACTGATCAATAACCCCTGTTAGACAAAACAGCAGAAGTGACTTCCATTTGCTTCATCCAGTCTCCAGTATTCATGAATGACAGATTGAAATGTACAGGAGCTGAGAATCAATTCATTGATTTTGAATGCTTTACAAGCCAATCAATGACTGAATCAATGTTGGAAGAATTCTTGCATGAAATCATAAAGCAACAAACTTCTCTATCAGTAATGTCCTTCAGCCCCCTGCACAGTGGAACACCATTTCAACACTAAAAcagattttgtttttggataagtaaCACTACAGagaatttacaaattaaaaaactcagAAGTAACTGAAACCCAAATCATAAAGGGCACAGGATGGACATTTGTAATCCATTGTTTAATGTGTTCTCTATTCTGATTGTTACTGATTGaaatatgagaaatataaatatGTTACAGCTAAGCAATATTGGGAAAAAGGAAATCTCTCCCTCTGCCTCTCTCTTGTTTTTTGGTCTAAGAAAAGGTTGCATTCTTTTTTATCTAATTTGGGGTGAATACACTTCACCCTGTGATTAGGGTTAATTTACTTTACCTCCTTCATTTGAGTaaagtgaaactgtcaaacatTTTCATTACTCTTTATGGAATTACACAAAGTGTGACACACATGTACTGGGAACACTAAGGCCCTAACATAAACCAAAAAAGTAAGAGAGTGagttgcacaaaaaaaaaaaaaaaaaaaacgaagttAATAAGTTTGTGCATGACTTTGTCCTGAAGAGCAACTAATTGAGCGTTTAAAGCCTAAAGGTCAGGAATAGTGTCATGCATGTAGCACGTGTGCAAATTCCATGCAAAGTAACAGAAACGCTAAAAATTTCACTTACTCCAATGCACAAGGGGGTAAAGTGTAATATTGAAAAAGTCAATGAGGTAAAGTGAACTAACCCTAGGTACAAGGGGGCTAAAGTGTATCTTCCCCTAATTTTTAATGCAATGGAGCTATAAGCAAACATGACACTTTGTGACGGAGCACTTTTTTTTAGAGGGGACAGGAAGGGAGGGGGAGCGGGTGAATGCATcattcaaccaaaaataaaattgacaggCCACCCATAAACCATATTAGTTTTTCTTGACTCTACACTTACAATTGCTCTGTCAGACCCTCTTTAGACAAAGCTCCTTGTTTGTCAATCTTGTTACCAAGTACCAGCAAAGGAATGCCATTAAGTGATGGCTTACTCAACAGGTCATGTAGTTCACTTCTTGATACAGGCACATTATCGTAATCAGCAGCATCCACAACATATCTGCAACATGCAAAAATCAGGGTAAGAAATTTTTGGTCTTATAGTCCACCAGACTGATGAGCTATAACTTAAACTGGTCagttacaaaagaaaaaaaggaaccaTATTACCCCCGTACTAGGGCAAtgccctttttcctttttgataattatTACTCATCAGAATAAAAAAGCGTATCTAAAACTTACTTATGGAATAATAAGTTAAGACAGGAACTATAAAAAATTCAAGCATATTATAGAAAAGGTAACCATGACAAGCAGAATGTAGCTTTCTCTTTATGGGAACACGTTACATATGGTCATATGCTACACTAAATTTAGTTAGTAAGACAACTCCTGAAATTTTGATTCCACCTCTTCCCTCTTGATACCCTCAGCAAGCATAAGAAAGAACAATATTAAGGAAGGGATCAGCAATCCCAAGTCTTTTACTCCACTTGGAAGGTCTTTTGTGCCAGGCAACTTGTATTAGGTGAGAAGGGCCCTTACTCTGTCCTACACAGTGAaatactattggccctaccagGAAATGTCTACCTATACAAGCCCAACTAGGAGATGGAGGATCTGACAGAATCACAAAGTTCCAATTGTTCAGAGAATCAGATTGGTTCTATTAAGGACGTGTCAGAGGGAATTTGCAGACTAGCATAGTGAGGAGATAGAATATCGTTAGTTGGCAAGGTTTTGAAACCATTTaggaaactagcatctcgagtttttgaaactcgagttcggTGAAGAAATCGAGACTCAAAGACTCGAGATCAATTGCTAACATGGAGATATTTTTGCCACATAGAACTCGAGCcttaaagactcgagtttcatagaATAAGAAACAGaatctgaagaagaaagaagaagatctgaaattgaagaagaaaagaagacaaaGTGACCcacagaggaagaagaagaacagtCCCCACGAGAATAGAAAGAACacgaagaagaaagaaacccatggaagaacacgaagaacccaagcacaaaaaagaaaggaacctgcagaagaagaaccaagaaaaacagagaagaagaatggaccaggtgaagaaaaagaagaataagaagaacaatggaaatcgagttttaaatactcgatttccacgtggattttttttcacattagtTTGCCTACACATGCAACTTGagtcttaaaaactcgagttccatctttgaactcgagttttagaaacttgagatgctagtttgctacatagttttgaaatttgacaactaattgaaatatttcaaaaataatgttaaatgaaaaaaaataaataaaaaaaatcggACATGTTATATTGATGACCAAGAAAATTTTGGGGAAGAAGCAAAGCTTCAACACTTCTCAAGACAAGAGAGCCATCATTGTGTGAAGGTTAAAGAGCTTCCAACAAAGTGCAGcatttcattcccttgtttTTTCATGGCCACCCCCTGCCCCCTCTCTTCCACTTTGCGCTATCAAAGACCCTTTTGAAAGAAGAATCTGCAAGACTAAGGTATCGACTATGATAGACAAGAAACTATAAGTGGGGGGAGAAATTCCTCTATTTGTAATATTCAGAAAGACATCCACTAATAGAAATCACAAAGTTCCCttagaggaaaaaagaagaagctttgAGACTAAGGACTTTACTATTCAATATAAGCAAACTTCAGGTTCCAAAGGACATCCACTAATACAAGGATATCAATAAAAGGGTATCAGTGGGATAAGCAACaacttaaattaaatacaactaGCATTCTCCATTGAAGTCAAACTCATGATCTTTCTAATTGTGTATCACTGCCATAGTGAACAAAAAGAATAACAAGGGGGGATAAAAAACCTGTTTACCAGGACAAGGTACTGGTACCTTCCTGTGTTAGTGCACATTATCAAATGTGTTCAGGGGCCTGGTAATGGCATTTCAATATTTGGCAGCAGCAGAAGAAAGAAGGGATAAAAGGAAGAAGCAAAAAGTAGATTGATCTTTGGTGATTCTATGGGGCTGTATGGGGGAAGTTGCAGCAGATCTTGATGAGGACAAGGAAGAGctcaaggaaaaagaagattaaaTATACCAAGATTCAAGAATTGTGGTCTAGTTTGATGTTGGACCCTCTTAGCACCTTTGATAGgtcattttaattattagtatGGAGTCTTTTAGGTTGAGAAGCTGCTGGATCAGTTTTAATTAAGTTCTATTAGAATAATggcaatttggtaatttccAGAAGTCTGGAATGGGCTGTCCTTGGCAGTATCAAAGGCTCATGagtcttattttatgtttacgTATTATTaagtcttttatttaattattattagtattccTATTCATTCTAGATATAGGTTATTTAGAGTCCAAGTCCTACTAGGAAAAGGATAACTATAGCCTCTATATAAAGGTTCTTTTGTAGTCATGTTATTTCAgaatattgtgattgattaataaaattcagaAGCTTATTTTAAGCTTTGTTTGGGTAACACAAACTTCTCCAAGGTGTGATGCCAAGGAACCCTAGGTGTGATGCTTAGGAAGACATAGGTGTGATTGTCTAGTGTTTTATTTATGCTATTTTCTGTTTATCCCCTGTTTCAGCCCCAAACAGCCGTCAACATTCATTCTTTTCTAACCTAAACTCTTAAACATCAATCCTTATTCAAGAATTCATCAAGAAACCTAGTATAGTGCTGAATTTCTTAACAGTCCTGCATCAGATCTGGCTTTTGGGCTTTTGCATACAAGGCTCCTGAATATTCCCCGAAATAGAAGAAGCGAGCTAAGGATTTTTTTCCACCTGGATAAGTactaaatttatcaaaaaggTGCAAAATTCAGGTATATGATAAGTATATAAGACAAAAACCCTTAAAAAGGAGAGTGAGAGTGAAGAGAAGAGAATACTTGAATGATTGCATTAGAGCTATTCCTAAACTCAGATAGAGACTAAAAAGCCAAGGGGAAATTTCAAGGGAAAACTACAGGCAAAGAGGAAATATGACACTTTTGCTTTCATTAAGGAAAGGGTTTGGAAAAAGATCCAAGGCTGGAAGGGGAAGTTGCTTTCAAGGGCTGGAAAGGAAGTTTTGATAAAAGCAGTGGCTCAATCTATTCCCACTTATACGATGGGGGTGTTCCAATTGCCTAGAAAATTATGTGATGTATTGGATGCTATGTGTGCtagattttggtggggccaaatTGGTGAGGAAAGGAAAATTCACCGGAAGAGTTGGAGTTTTTTGACGTGGTCGAAAAAGGAGGGAGGGATGAGATTCAGAGATATTCGAGCTTTATTTAGCTATGCTAGCTAAACAAGGATGGCGATTGTTGCAGGATAAAAACTCTCTTTTGTATAGATGCTTTAAGGAAAAGTACTTTCCACAGTGTGAGTTCCTTGAGGCGAAGGATTGTCAAAACAGCTTCTATGTTTGGAAGAGTTTATTAGCTGCTCAACCGGTATTGAGGAAAGGGTGCCATTAGAGAGTGGGGAATGGTGCTTCTATCCATGTTTTGAAGGATTGTTGGTTACCTAATTAGCCAACAAAGAGAGTTCTTTTCCAACCTGAGGAGGAAATTTGGGAGTGGAAAGTTTCGGATTTGATTGATTGGCAGAACCACCAGTGGGATACAGATTGAATCCGTGCTTTGTTCCACCCGTATGATGCTAATGAATTCTCCAAGTTCCCTTGAGCAGGCGGATGGTGCAGGATGTCTTGGCTTGGTCCTCTACAAAGAATGGCAGGTACAATGTGAAGTTCAGGTACCATGTGGCTAAGAAACTGAGGTTGGCAGAGAATAATTGTGGAGAGGCTTTGATGCAAACATCAAATACTTCTTTGTGGTCACGGATATGGAAGGCTAAGGTCCCAAATAAGATTAGAATTTTTTCATGGAGAGCATACCATAATATATTGCCTACGAAAGATAAAATCTGGTGTGAAGGAGGGTGTTGGAGGATGCTCGGTGTTGTTTCTGTCAAAAAGCTGATGAATCGGTGCTGCATGTACTTTGGGAGTGTGGGGCAGCACAAGACGTTTGGGCTAGCAGTGCAATTAGGCTTCAAAAAGCTGGTACGGTGCAAGTGGATTTTGGGCAGTTGGTTGCTAGTCTCATGCCGAGGTTGTCACTTGAGGAGTTGGATTTATTTTGGGTGATCTGTTGGCAAATCTGGCTTCAGCGGAACTTGATCTTGCATGGGGGTGCTTTTCAACATCCATCTCGGTCAAACCAACGGGCTTTGGATTATTTGAGTGAGTTTCATGAGGCACAGGAGCATCTAAGTGTACCTGTGACAGTTCCTGTTTCAGCAAGTCAAGCATGGCAGCCACTGCAAGGAGATTTATTCAAGCTGAACTTTGATGGAGCATGTTTTAATAATGGAGCTGTTTTGGGTTATGGGGCTGTGATTCGCAATGGGAATGGCGAAGTGATGGCTGCTATTTCGGCCAAGGGTGGGGCTGTGAGGGATAGTGAAGAGGTGGAGGTGCTGGCCAGCTGTAAAGCTCTTGAATTTGCTATAGATGCTGGTTTTTTGGAGGTGATTTTGGAAGGTAACAATGCAAGGGTGATGAAGACAGTGGCACAGGCTTAACTAGATCTAGCTCAGCTTGGGTTTATTTATGAAGATATTTGGTACTTGATTGCAGGTTTTAGATCCTTTTCTGTCAATTGTGTTAGACGTAGTGCCAATGGTGTTGCTCATGTTGGCAAGATTTGCTAGATTATCTGACAATGAAACTGTCTGGTTAGAGGAGGATCCTCCACCAGCAGTTGATGCTCTGTATTTGGATTCTAGTATTCTTCATTAATGGTATTAATTTGGTTccggcttaaaaaaaaaaaagaaaaaaagaagaaaagaagatccTAAGTTCAATCGTTGtctccactctacctcccatttaaaatataaaaaattccaCGCACTAGGCCAATTTATTAAGGGAGAGTGTTAGGAgtatagttaaatgattaaattcaccatttccaaACATCTTAAGCTTTTGAGACAATTAGTAATTTATCAAAGATGtcaattcataaaatttatttaagttttatgttGTCCTTCAAAGTTCAATCTACCACAACCCTCCCTCCTCTTTCTCTAGGATTGGGACCCTGTAGCAGAATAGTATATAATCTTAAAATTGGAGAGAATTGAGTAGTACAAGATGCTTGCAAGTTCAAAAGAAATAGACAACATACATATGTATTCAAAGTGTTAAAAAATAACATACACGATAGCAGAAACTGCACGGCAGTATCTCTCCCACATGCTGCGAAACCTCGGTTGACCTCCAAGATCCCACAACTTTATTGTGACATTTCCTTTAGTTACCTTCTTCATATTAAATCCTACCTGTAGATTAAAAATTTGCCTTAAGCAAAGCATCCAAAAAgataaattaactaaaaaaaaacttgcagtAATAgtgacaagttttttttttttcctctcttttgttTTCTAATGGCAAAAATGACAGTTCTATGGGAGAATCACATCCTCCTAGTtcctaaaatgaaaattaaaggcacaaaataattcaaagagAAGATCACACACCGTTGGGATCATGTCTTCACTATATCCACCAGTCTGGCAACGAGTTCCAGAAACAGAAATTTCAACATCAGCATCAAACTGAAAGAgacaggaaaaaagaaaaaaaaaaagcagaccTATTGTAAATACTTTACTTACTGCAATAACATTTACAAGTGATGTTTTTCCAGCATTCTGAAGGCCTATCAAAGACAGCTCCATTTCTTGCTTGAAAAAGAGACtacaataaataaagaaaaagaagaattgctaaataatttaatgaactCTAAAATGCCAATATGTGTTGAATATGAATGTGAGACAGCAATTATCACAAGAAATTCATTGCAGAAAAGATAGACCAGGTGCGAAATCTAGAGGTTCATGTATTTAATCATAACAAGTCATTCACTCCAACAAAATAGAGTGCAACTTAGAAACATACACACCAGAATAAGTATATCATACAAGGTCCACCTCAACCACACATAAAGAGGTATATTTAGTTCAGAGGGTTTCCAAGGCATCTATGTATGATATGGAATCTATCCAGGAAAAATAACAAATGCAAGTAAGAACAAGAAGGTTTAAAAGTTCAACAGATGTTAATCAACTACAGCATCTGGAACTATGTTAAATTATCATAGGTGagacaaaggtaaaaattaCTCTAgccctagtttttttttttgcttatcttAAAACAGAAGAAAGAGACCATGTAAAGAAGTAAATTTTCCTCACCCGGAGAATCAGCTGatcttattattttcttcacaTTATACACCTAAAAGTATTGTCCTTGTAACTTAAGGGCATGAGATGGATAGGAACAAACCAAGAAGACATTGAACTACCAAGTACCAAAAGAGCCTTCTAACATTGCAGCTTCTCCTTTGCCCAAAGTATCCACCAATGTC encodes:
- the LOC126706214 gene encoding ADP-ribosylation factor-like protein 8a isoform X2, encoding MGCFSQLATKFDADVEISVSGTRCQTGGYSEDMIPTVGFNMKKVTKGNVTIKLWDLGGQPRFRSMWERYCRAVSAIVYVVDAADYDNVPVSRSELHDLLSKPSLNGIPLLVLGNKIDKQGALSKEGLTEQLGLKDITDREVCCFMISCKNSSNIDSVIDWLVKHSKSMN
- the LOC126706214 gene encoding ADP-ribosylation factor-like protein 8b isoform X1 yields the protein MGIWDAFLNWLRSLFFKQEMELSLIGLQNAGKTSLVNVIATGGYSEDMIPTVGFNMKKVTKGNVTIKLWDLGGQPRFRSMWERYCRAVSAIVYVVDAADYDNVPVSRSELHDLLSKPSLNGIPLLVLGNKIDKQGALSKEGLTEQLGLKDITDREVCCFMISCKNSSNIDSVIDWLVKHSKSMN